CCCGGCGGCGGGCGGCTTCTACGCGAGCCAGGACGCCGATGTGGGCCTCCACGACGACGGGGACTACTTCACCTGGACGGTGGAAGAGCTCCAAGAGGTCCTCGACGGGGCCGACGAGCGCATCTTGGCGCTCCACTACAACATCTACGAGCGGGGCGAGATGCACCACAACACCGCCAAGAACGTCCTCTTCCGCGACTTCTCGGCCGAGGAGATAGCCGAGCGGCTCTCGCTAGAGCCCGACGATGTGCGGGCCAGAATCGCCTCCGGGAAAAAGGCCCTTGTACAAGCACGCGACAAGAGGCCCACCCCTTTCGTCGACCCCACCCTCTACGTCAACTGGAACGGGATGATGGCCACCGCCTACCTTGAGGCCGCCGCGGGCCTGGGAAGGGACGATTGCCGGGCGATGGCCGTCAAGACCCTGGAGCGGCTCTGGAGCGAGGATCTCACCGACGGCGAGGGCTTCCGCCACCGCGGCGGCGGCGACGGGGAGGCGCCGGGTGGGATGCTCGACGACCAGGTCCAGATGACCCGGGCGTTCCTCGCGGCCCACCAGGTCGAGGCCGAGCCGGTCTGGCTCGAGCGGGCCGAGACCGTGATGAAGATCATCCTCGATAATTACTGGGACGATGCCGGGGGCGGTCTTTTTGATACGGCCATCGGCCGCCGAGCAGAGGGGGGGCTCCGCTACCGCCACAAACCCATCCAGGACTCCCCTACCCCGGCGGCGAACGCCCTGGCCGCCCAGGCCTTAGGCCGGCTCCACGCGATCACCGGCAAGCTCCTCTATAAACACAAGTCGGAGGAAATTCTTAAAACCTTCGCCGAAGTCACGAAGAGCTCCGGCCTCTACGCGGCTAGCTACTTCCTCGCCCTGGATGAATTTTTGCACCCCTCCGCCCACGCCGTCATTTTAGGGCCCCGTGACGACGAACGGACCCGGGAGCTCTACAATGCGGCTTTGGGCGCATTCCGGCCCGGCAAGCTGCTCACGCTTCTCGAGCCCTCCGAAGCCTCCGACCACCCGGCGCTTCCCGAGCCGGCCCGGGCCATGGTGGCGGCTTACGCCGGAGAGCCCACGGCGTACATCTGCGCGGGGCTCGCCTGCGCCCAGCCAACGAGCGACCCGGCCGAGGTCGCCTCCACCGTGACGAGCTTCGGCCTGGGAACGTAAAAAAGCCCCCGACCTCCTCATCGGGGAAGTCGGGGGGGTTACTCCGGGTGTCTGCCGGCGTAGCGGGGCCAGGACATCCCACCGGCTCAACAGTTTCTACGCCCCGCGCCGCGGGGCTCTGCTTACACCCCTCAGGTGCCGC
This is a stretch of genomic DNA from Nitrospinota bacterium. It encodes these proteins:
- a CDS encoding thioredoxin domain-containing protein, with product MMSRESRLANEASAYLRSATHQPVEWRPWGEEAFAEAASQGKPILLDIGAVWCHWCHVMDGESYEDEETAALINDRFIAVKVDRDERPDVDVRYQKAVSALTGQGGWPLTAFLTPEGDVFYGGTYFPPEDRHGRPSFKSVLRQVSDHYNNQQASVLQNAQRIAQVMEEKTFAQATPGAITDELLAGAVTQMMSEFDPTHGGFGRAPKFPHPGALELLLRRAHLARDGNAMAVVVKTLTGMGAGGIYDHLAGGFHRYSTDERWCVPHFEKMAYDNAELLRVYVQAWQATREPLLEEVATGIIHWVDEVASDPAAGGFYASQDADVGLHDDGDYFTWTVEELQEVLDGADERILALHYNIYERGEMHHNTAKNVLFRDFSAEEIAERLSLEPDDVRARIASGKKALVQARDKRPTPFVDPTLYVNWNGMMATAYLEAAAGLGRDDCRAMAVKTLERLWSEDLTDGEGFRHRGGGDGEAPGGMLDDQVQMTRAFLAAHQVEAEPVWLERAETVMKIILDNYWDDAGGGLFDTAIGRRAEGGLRYRHKPIQDSPTPAANALAAQALGRLHAITGKLLYKHKSEEILKTFAEVTKSSGLYAASYFLALDEFLHPSAHAVILGPRDDERTRELYNAALGAFRPGKLLTLLEPSEASDHPALPEPARAMVAAYAGEPTAYICAGLACAQPTSDPAEVASTVTSFGLGT